CGGCAGCGAGGAGCTTGGCCGCCTGTTCGACTATGAGCTGCAGCTGACCAGCGACGACCCGGCCATCGACCTCAACCAACTGCTGGGCAAGCCGATGAGCCTGAGCGTGCAGCAGAACGTCGGCAGCTCGCGGCACTTCCACGGCATCGTCGCCCGCTGCAGCCAGTCGGTGGACCAGGGTCAGTTCGCCAGCTACCGCGTCACCCTGCGCCCCTGGTTGTGGTTGCTGACGCGCACCAGCGACTGCCGGATCTTCCAGCACCTGAGCGCGCCGCAGATCATCAAGCAGGTGTTCCGCGACCTGGGCTTCTCGGATTTCGAGGATCTGCTCAGCCGCAGCTACCGCGAGCGCGAGTACTGCGTACAGTACCGCGAGACCAGCTTCGACTTCGTCAGCCGGCTGATGGAGGAGGAAGGCATCTACTACTTCTTCCGCCACGAGCAGGAGCGCCACGTGCTGGTGCTGGCCGACGCCTATGGTGCGCACCAGAAGGCGCCGGGCTACGAGACCGTGCCCTACTACCCGCCCGACGGCCAGCACCATGAGCGCGACCATATCAACGACTGGCACCTGGCCCAGGAGGTCCAGCCGGGCTCGCTGGAACTCAACGACTACGACTTCCAGCGTCCCAGCGCGCGCATCGACGTGCGCTCGGCCATGCCGCGCCCGCACCAGGCCGGCGACTACCCGCTGTACGACTACCCCGGTGCCTACGAGCAGACCCAGGACGGCGAGCACTACGCTCGCACCCGCCTGGAGTCGCTGCAGAGCCTGCACGAGCGTGTCGAGCTGCGTGGCAACGCCCGGGGCCTGGGCAGCGGCCACTTGTTCAGCCTGAGTAACTTCAGCCGCCAGGACCAGAACCGCGAGTACCTTATCGTCGCCGCCCGCTACTACGTACACCAGGAGCGCCTGGAAAGCGGTGGCGGCAGTGGCGCGGCGCAGTTCGAGAGCAATCTCAGCTGCATCGACGCGCAGCAGAACTACCGCCCGGTGGGCAGCACCCTGCGACCGATCGTCAAGGGGCCGCAGACCGCCGTGGTGGTCGGCCCATCCGGCGAGGAGATCTGGACCGACCAGTACGGTCGGGTGAAAGTACACTTCCACTGGGATCGCCACGACCAGTCCAACGAGAACAGCTCGTGCTGGATCCGCGTGTCCCAGGCCACGGCCGGCAAGAACTGGGGCTCGATCCAGGTGCCGCGGATCGGCCAGGAGGTGATCGTCAGCTTCCTCGAAGGCGACCCCGACCGGCCAATCATCACCGGGCGGGTGTACAACGCCGAACAGACGGTGCCCTACGACCTGCCCGGCGGCGCCACCCAGAGCGGCATGAAGAGCCGTTCGAGCAAGGGCGGCAGCCCGGCCAACTTCAATGAAATCCGCATGGAGGACAAGAAGGGCGCCGAGCAGCTGTACATGCATGCCGAACGCAACATGGACACCGTGGTCGAGCAGAACGAGACGCTGTCGGTGGGCGTCAACCGTACCCAGACCGTCGGCATGCTCGAAACCATCACCATCGGCCAGGACCGCATCCGCGCCGTGCGCCGCGACGACATGCTGCTGGTCGGCGCCAGCAAGACCGACAGCGTCAGCACCAGCTACCTGATCGAAGTAGGCGACAACCTGCGCCTGGTCTGCGGCAAGAGCGTGATCGAGCTCAACGCCAGCGGGCAGATCAACATCAGCTGCGAGCAGTTCAGCTTCCACGCCAACGCCGACGCCGAGATCAACACCGGCGGCACCCTTGACCTGAACGTGGGCAGCGGCGCGCAGACCGACCCGAAGAATCAGGGCGTGAAAACGACCATCGACGGCGCGGTGAAGGCCCTCTTCCCCGGCGCCGGCAAGTAACGAGACCGAACCATGAGCTACCGCCTCAACGAATTCCGCTTCGCCCTGCCCGATGCGCAGGTACGCGACACCAGCATCAACATCCTGCGCTTCGAGGCCCTGGGCACCTCGCTGATCGTCAGCCGCAGCCTGCTCGAAGAGGGCGAGACCCTGCAGAGCAACTTCGACGGCCAGTTGCAGCGCCTGCAGCAACAGGTCAAGGACCTGCAGTTCCAGCCGGCCCGCGCCACCCAGGTAGGCGCGGCCCAGCCGATCGAGGCAATCGAGCTGAGCAGCCAGTTCAGCAAGGGCCAGGAGAAGGTCTACCAGTACCAGCTGGCGCTGGTGCTGCCGGGTACGCGCAAGATGTTCGCCCTGAGCTACGTCAAGCCCACCCCGCTGGGCGAAGCCGAGGCGGCGCACTGGGCGGCGCTCAAGCAGTCCCTCGACTTCGACAACCTGGGCTGACCCCGCACCATGTCCGACGCACTCTGGGCCGCCCGCGAGGGCGATGCGCTGCTGCACACCTCGGTGATGGCCGACATCATCGGCGGCGTGCTGGAAGTCGCCGCCAACGTCGCCATCGGCGCCCTGGCCACCGCCGCGGTGGCCGCGGCACTGGGCATTACCGTGGTCACCGGCGGCCTGGGCTGCTTCGTGCTTGGCGCGGTAGTCGGCCTGGTGGTTGGCGTGGTGATGGCCAAGACCGGCGCCGACACCGGGCTCAGTCGATTATGCGAGGGCATCGGCAACGCCCTGTTCCCGCCGACCGTGCAAGCCACCATCGCCAGTGGCTCGCCAAACACCAAGACCAACGGCAAGCGCGCCGCGCGCGCGGCCGGCGTGGTCACCGCGCCCTCGGCCCCGGCCAGTGGCGAGGGCGGCGGCGCGCAGGCCGAGGAACAGGAAGAGACCTTCCTCGACATGGCCAAGGGCTTCTTCTCGCAGATGTGGCGGCCAACCGTCGCCAGCCCCGCACCCAACACCCAGGAAGCCCCCGACGACAAGGTGCTGTGTACCAAGCACCCACCGATGCCGCCGCAGTACCTGGCCGAGGGCTCGAGCAAGGTGCTGATCAACGGCCACCCGGCCTGCCGCAGCGGCGATCGCAGCACCTGCGAGGCGGTGATCGTCGATGGCGGGCTGGTGTCGGACAACGTGCGCATCGGCGGCGAGCCGATCGTGGTACGCGAGATCCGCAGCGGCAAGACGCCGGGGATCGGCCTAGCGATCACGGCGCTGATGATGTTGCGCGGGCGCGGGGGCAAGTTCTACAGCAAGTTTGGCTGCATGCTGGTGGGGGGCGTGGTCAGCTTTGCCAGCAGCCAAGTGACCGCAGCCCTGACCTCGGCCATCGTTGGCTCACCCAACCCGGTCCACGTCCCCACCGGCGCCAAGATCCTGAGCGATGAGCACGATCTCGACTTCACGCTGCAGGCCATGATCCCGCTGGATTGGCAGCGCTACTACAACAGTCGCGACGAACGTCGCGAGGGACTGTTCGGCGCCAGCTGGAGTGTCCCCTACGAAGTGTCCGTGAGGGTCGAGCACGACCGCCTGCTGTATACCGACGAGCAGGCCCGCGTCATCGACATGGGCATGATCGCCCTCGGCGACGCGGTCTTCAGCGCCGGTGAAGGCATGAGCGTGAGACGCGCCCTCGATGGCGAACTGCTGATCGAGGACATCAGCAGCGGCCTCTATCGATTGTTCGAGCCCAGTGCGCAGGACGCCAACCAACTGCGCCTGGCGAAACTCGGGGATCGCAACGACAACCGCATCCACCTGGACTACGACGATCTCGGGCGCCTGACGTGGCTGCGCGACACCTTTGACCGCGTACGGATCAAGCTGCATTACAGCGCTGCCTGGCCAGGCCGGGTCAGCCACATCGAGCGGGTCTTCGCCGATGGCGACACGGAGACGCTCGCCAGCTATCGCTACGATACGGCGGGGGATCTGGCCGAGGTTTACGATGCCCTGGGGCAATTGCAGCGTCGATTCCAGTATGACCAAGGTCGGCGCATGATCGAGCATCAAACGGCCAATGGCCTGCTTTGCCATTACCAGTGGCAGAAGCTGGACGACTGGCGGGTGATCCGCCACTGGACCAATGCCGGCGACGAGTATCACTTCGAATACGACATCGAGGCTGGCATCACCTGCGTCACCGACCCGCTGCTGCGCACCAGCGTGCGGCGTTGGAACCCGCAGTACCAGGTGATCGAGTCGAGCAATGCGCTGGGCCAGACCTGGCGCTTCCACTGGAACGATGAACGCCAGCTGCTGGCGGCCACCGATCCTGAAGGCGGTGAGTGGCGCTTCAGCTACGACGAGTCCGGCAACCTGTGCGAAACCATCGATCCGTTAGGGCGCAGTGAGTCGACCCAGTGGCTCGAGCATTGGGCGCTGCCCCGCAGCGAAACCAATGCCGCCGGGGCGACCTGGACCTATCGCTACGACCCGCACGGCAACTGTATTCGCGCAACCGATCCCTTGGGCGAGGTGACGCGCTACCGCCATGACGAACAGGGCCTGCTCCTGGAAACCATCGATGCGACGGGCAAGCACCAACGCCAGCGCTGGAGCGAGCAGGGTCTGCTGATCGAGCAGGTGGACTGCTCAGGCTACGCCACACGCTTGCGCTACGACCGGCGCGGCCATTTGCAGAGCCTGACCAATGCCCTTGGCCAGACCAGCCATTTCCAACACGACGCCCTGGGGCGCAGGGTACGCCAGGAGCTGGCGGACGGGCGCGCGGTCCAGTACCGGTACACGGCCTCGGGCCTGCTCGAATGTTTCATCGACCCGCTCGGCAACACCGAGCATTTCCGCTACGACCTCAATGGCCAGCTCATCGAACAGCGGGACAACCTTGGCCGCCCGATACTGTTCAGCTACGACCGCTGCACACGGCTGGTGGCACTGACCAACAGCAACGGTGAGTCCTATCGTTTCACCTGGGACGAGGCGAACCGCCTGGCCATGCACGAGAACCTCGACGGCAGCCGCAAGGCCTACCGCTACGATGGACTGGGCCAGATCATCGCCATGGACTTCATCCCAGTGCCTGGCGCCGCCGAAGCGCCGATCCATCAGCGCCTTCGGCGTGACGCCGCCGGCAGGCTGGTTGCGCTGCACACCGAGGACGACAGTACCACCTACCGCCTCGATCCGATGGACCGATTGCTGGAGGTGATCTGCGAGGATCGTCTGGGCAATGTGCAACGCGTCGCGTTCGAACATGACGCCTGCGGACGCCGCACCGCCGAAAGCAACAGCGCCGGAAGGCTGGAGCACGTCTACGATGCGCTGGACAATCGCCTGCGCACACGGCTGCCCGATGGCCGTCAGCTGAACCGCCTGGTTTATGGCTCGGGACACCTCCATCAGATCAATCTCGATGGGCAGGTGCTCTGCGATTTCGAACGTGACCGCCTGCACCGCGAGGTCTCGCGAACCCAGGGACGGCTGCTGACGCGAAGCCAGTATGATCTCAGTGGCCGGCCGAGTGCTCGTCTGCGCAGGGACACCGAGCACAACGAGCGTCTGCCGGCGCCCTGGCAACAGCGCTTCGACTTCGATGATCGCGACAATCTGGTGCGCTACCTGCGCCAGCAAGCCGATCATCAATATCAGTCGCTGATGCACTACGATGCGACGGACCGCCTGCTCGCCAACCAGGGACCGCTGCCAGGGCAAAACGAACAGTACCGCTACGACGCCGCGGCTAACCGTGTGCCCAACGCCGGCCAAGTCGCCCGCCATGACCAGTTGCTACACCTGGAAGATCGCCACTACCGCTATGACGGTTTCGGACGTCTTTCGGAAAAGCGCAGCACGCTGTATGGCGAGCAGCATATGAGCTACGACCAGCATCATCGCCTCGTTCAGGTGCGCTCTGTGCGAGGTGGGCGCGAACGCATCGTCAAGTTGCACTACGATCCGCTCGGGCGCCGCATCGGCAAGACCGAGCACGACGATCAGGGCAATCTGCTGGGCAGCACCGACTTTGGCTGGGACGGGCTCAAACTGCTGCAAGAGCGCTGCAACGGCCATCTCACCCTGTATGTCCATGAACCGGGCTACAGAGTCCTGGCACGAGTCGACGGGCAAGGCGCGCATCAACGCACGCTCCACTACCACAACGCCCTCAACGGCCTGCCCGAGCAACTGACCGACAGTGACGGCACGCTGGCCTGGGAGGGCGAGTGCTCCGCCTGGGGCATGACGTTGCGCGAGTGGCGGGCCGACGACTTCATCGAACAGCAGAACCTGCGGTTCCAGGGTCAGTACCTGGACCGTGAGACAGGCCTGCACTACAACCTGTTCCGCTACTATGACCCACAGAGCGGCCGCTTCACCCAACCTGACCCGATTGGCCTGGAGGGCGGCATCAACCTGTACCGCTACGCGCCGAACCCGATCGGTGGGATCGATCCGCACGGGTTGGACTGGAGTTACTTCCTCTCCGACGAGAAGGGCAACCCGTACTACAACGGGCGGGCTTCGGACAACGACACCCTCGAAGGCGTGGTGCGACGGCACATGCAAACCGAGGGCGCGGATGGTCCGAGGCTCAAGGAGGGTGACCGCATCAACCGTGTCACCCCGATAGGTACCGACTACGACACCATACGTGGCATCGAGGACGCTGGTATCCGCGAGCGGGATGTGCTCGGCAGGAAAAATCCGAACGTGCGCGGCAACAAGATCTACGGTATCTCCGACGCCAAGGCGAAGAAGGAACTGGGCATCGAGCGGATATCGCGCGCCAACGAGTTCCTCAAGGCAAACGGCGTCAGCAAAGTCACGCAACTGCCCGTGCTCGACAGCCGCGGCGCCCTGCCACCGAAGGCCAACAAAAGCTCCTGCGGGAAATGAACATGACTGTAAACCCGGAACATCTGTGCAAGATCCTCAAGGCGCAGCCTCCAACCGAACCGCCAAGCCCGGCGCTGTTGGCGACAGGGCTGGCGACCAGAACGTGCAGGATGAGCCATGACCAGGTGCTTGCCTGGCTACTCAAGGAGCGGGCGCTGGTGGCCAAGGATGCGTTGGTAGCCAACTTTCTCACTGGCGTCGAACGCAACCAGGCCTACCTGCGCGCAGCCCTCTCGGCCTTTGCCTGCGCCACGCACCTGCAGCAACACTCCTTCACGGCACAGGATCAGCTGACTTGCCAGATCTGCAGTTTCTTCAAGGAACGCGACATCAACTTCATCGCGCTTAACAGGGTACGCTTCCTGGTCGGGGCGGCGCTGTCGGGCAGTATCGCGAACATCGCGTTCTTGCTGCAGGAGCATAATGCTGGGCCGAAAGAGCAACCGGGCAGCCTCGACCTCATGCGCTCGATCCTGGAGCTGATCCGTGATGTGCCCCCGGCTACCAAACCCAAGGACCTGCTGAAGCTGCTGCGCAAACTGCCCGGCATCAAGATGAGCGAAGAAGAAGGACGGGGCTTCCTCGACCTGCTTGGGCACTGCGGGATACTGCAGACGCCGGAGCATCCCGGCCTGCTCTACCGCTATATCAATTTCGGCCTGGCGCCACGCAGCGCACGCTCGTCGGACTGGAGCTACCCGGTGGACTTCTGGCGCGGTGAGCATGGGCTCAATGAGGATGCCCTGAACTACTGGTTCGCTGACTATCCCGCGCTGCTCAAGGCGTAGAGCGTGACAGCCTGACGCCACAGGCGAAGGGGAGATCGCGGTGGCGGGTGTGGTACGCCGAAAAGAAACAGCCCCGGCATAGGCCGGGGCTGCGGGTCACGCGTGATCAGAATCAGAAGATGCTGATCGGGTACTCGACGAATACGCGGACTTCGTTGCCGTCGTCGTTGTACTCGCTCTGGCGGGTAGCGGTGTTGGTACGCACGAACGAGCTACGCAGTTTGACGGACAGGTCCTTGGCCGGGCCTTCCTGAACCACGTAACGGATCTGGTTGAAGATCTCGCGCTCTTTACCTTCACCGTAGCCGTCCGGCTTGCCGGCGGTACGGGTATTGATGTTGTCACCCACTACATAGGCGAACTTGTAGGTCAGGCCCGGCACGCCGAAGGCGCCGAAGTCCAGGCCGTAGCCCAGCTGCCAGGAACGCTCGTCCTCGGCGTTGAAGTCGGACCAGTAGGAGTTGGCCAGGTAGATGGTCGAGCCACCGTCACCCACGCCACCTTCGTTCTGGTACCAGCCGTAGTTGTAGCCGGTGCTGCCGGTGCTGCGCTGGTGCGCCAGGGTGAACGAGTGCGGGCCGTAGGCGTAAGTGGCGGCCAGGCTCCAGATGGTGTTGGAATCGCCGTTGAGCTTGGCGGCACGCACGTACTTGTTGTCGATGTCCGACTTGTAGCCGTTGAAGTCCAGGGTCAGGGACTGGTCGCTGGCGATCGGGAAGACATAGTTCAAGCCCAGGTAGTGCTTCTTCATCACGTCTTCGTTGTCGGCGGTGTACAGCGACGCGGTGAAGTTGTCGGTGAACTTGTAGCTGCCGCCGAGCACGTTGATCGACTTCAGGCCACCGCCGTCACGGCGCTCGGCACTTTTGCGCGCTTCCTGGGTGAAGCGGCCGGCGTTGATTTCCAGACCCTTGATTTCCTTGGAGGTAATCATGGTGCCGGTGAAGCTTTCCGGCAGCAGGCGACCGTCGTCGTACTGCAGTACCGGCAGGGCCGGCATCTGGTCACCGTACTTGAGCACGGTGTTGGAGACACGGAACTTCACCGCTGCGCCACCACGGGCCAGGTTGTGCGAAGCGTTGGTTTTTTCGTCAGGACGGGAGGGGTCCGAGCGCTTGAAGAAGTCGACACCGCCACCCTGGTTACGGCCTTTGCCGCCATCCAGGCGCAGCGCGTACAGACCGAACGCGTCGACACCTACACCGACGGTGCCTTGGGTGAAGCCGGAAGAGAAGTTGGCGATGACGCCCTGGCCCCACTGGGACTGGTCGTTGGTGCCGTGCTTCTTGTCACGATTGATGAAGGCGTTGCGCAGCAGGACGTTGGCGTGGCTGTCCTCGATGAAGCCCTTGCTGTCGGCCTGGTCATTGGCCTGTGCCTGGGTCGCGGCGATCATCGCCAGGGCGACCAGGCTGATCCTGGTTTTCAACATGTTATTTTCCTTATTTCGTATTCAAAAACGCTCTGCATCAGAACGCCAGGAACCAACGCCCCTTCGTAGGTTCGACGCTATGCGGATCCAAGCCGAAGGCCCGCCAATGGTCTGCAACGGGCCTTGCAGCCGCATGGCCAGAGAATGGCCAGCAGGCGTAGAGGCCGAATCCTAGCCCTGCCTGCTTATACATGTCAAAAAAACGTGAAATGCAGGTTGATATAACCAAAAACAAGGTCAGCGCTGGTGCATTTCCATGCATATCTGCCGTGGGTCAGCGCAAATTTGTCTCTTTTGTGGAAAACGCTCGAAATCCATAAGACCGTCATACAACCCTGGGTCAGCAGGCCTACCGAAAGCCTGTTTGAAGTGCCCTGCTCTTCCCGCTGCGCTGTCACGCAGAGAGCAACGTTGCACGCACCGCCGCTCCCATAAGCCATTCCGAAACGCACCTCCATGAATGCCTAGGTGTTTCAAATCAATCCAAACGAATAGCAACATCTTGATACATATGTAAAGACAACCCTTTACAAATGTCGATGCAACAGCAAATAGCAAGCATTACCATTCGCGCCCAATTTCTCACTCCCTTCCTTGGACGCCTTCGATGCCTGCCCCCTGCCGCCTTTCACCCTTGACCCTGGGCCTGTCGCTGCTGTTCAGCGCCGGCCTGGCCAGTGCTGCCACCACGACCCTGCCGGAAACCGCGGTGACCGCCGACAGCACCCGCGAAGAGGACAACCCGCGGGTCAAGGACGTGACCACCGCGACCCGCACCTCGACGCCCGCGCGCTACGTGCCGCAGGCCATCGATTCGGTGAAGACCCGCAACGTTCTGGACTATGGCAGCAGCAACCTGGGCAAGGCGCTGGAAGGCATCCCTAACGTCAGCAGCGGCGCCGACACCCGCTTCGACAGCCTGCGCATCCGCGGCTTCGACGCCAGCAACGACTTCTACCTGGACGGTGTCCGCGACGACAGCCAGTACACCCGCGACCTGCATAACATCGAGCGCGTCGAAGTGCTGAAGGGCCCGGCGGCGGTGCTCTATGGCCGTGGCAGCCAGGGCGGCATCGTCAACCGGGTGAGCAAGGCGCCGGAGCACGGCCGCCGCTCGACCATCGAGGCGCAAGGTGGCAGCCAGGACCTGCGCAGCCTGTACGCCGACCTCAGCGCCGACCCCAGCGACACCCTCAGCCTGCGCCTGAACCTGGGCAACGAGGACAAGAACAGCTTCCGCGACGGCATCGACGGCAACCATCGCCAGCTGTTCGCCCCCTCGATGAGCTGGCAGATCACCCCCGAGCTGAACTGGCTGGTGCAGTACGAGTACAGCCGCTACGACCGCACGCCCGACCGTGGCATCCCCGGCAACCCCCTCACCGGTCGCCCGGCCGATGTCAGCCGCAAGACCACCTACGGCGACACCCAGCGCGACTACATCAACGACCGCGCCGAGTCGCTGCGTTCGCGCCTGAACTATGAGCTGAACGACCAGTGGCAACTGCGCCACACCTTCAGCCTGTTCACCCTGGAGAGCGACTTCGATAACACCTACCTGACCGGCTATACCCCTTCCACCGGTCTGGTTGGCCGCCAACGCTGGCAGCAGGACCTGAGCACCCGCAATCTCTACAACACCATCGAACTCGAAGGTCATGTAGAAACCTTCGGTCTGGAGCACACGCTGCTGGTGGGCCTGGAAATGGGCGAGCAGCGTCGCAACTCGCTGCTGAGCCAAGGCGTAGGCGTTCCCTCGGTACCGCTGCAGGGGGCCACGGCCCGCCAGCAGCACAACGGCACCATGCGGGTGTCCAGCAACAACCACACCGACGTCGAGAGCCGAGGGATCTACCTGCAGGACCAGATCCGCCTCAACGACCAGTGGCAGCTGCTGGCCGGCGTGCGCTTCGACCAGTTCGAAGTGGACACCACCAACAAACTGCGCAACATCTCGGAAAAGCAGAAGGACAACAGTTTCAGTCCGCGTATCGGCGTGGTGTACACCCCCTGGCAGGACCACTCCTTCTATGCCTCCTGGAGCAAGACCTACTCTCCGGTCGGTGGCGGCCTGATCGGCATCACCCCCGGCGCGGCCGGCAACGCCAACCAGACCGACCCGGAACAGACCCGGCAAAAGGAAATCGGGGTCAAGAGCGAATGGTTCGACGAGCGCCTGAGCACCACCCTGGCGATCTACGAACTGGAACTGTACAACCGCCGTACCCGTGACCCGATCATTCCGGACCTGATCCAGCTCAGCGGCCTGCAGCGCTCGCGCGGCATCGAGCTGACCGCCACCGGCAACGTGGTAGGCAACTGGTACGTGCGCGGCGGCATCGGCCTGCAGGACGCGACCATCGTCAAGGACAACAACGGCCAGCAGGGCAACCGCATCAACGACGTGGCCAAGCGCAACGCCAGCCTGTTCGTCACCTGGAAGCCGGAGCTGGGCTGGTACGCCGAAACCGGCCTGACCCTGGTCGGCGACCGCTACGCCGACAACCAGAACACCGTGATCCTGCCGGGCTACGGCCGTTGGGACGCGCTGGCGGGCTATCGCACCCACGACTGGGATGTACGCGCGGCGCTGAGCAACATCACCGACAAGACCTACTACAGCTCGGCCACCAGCGCGGCGCAGATCCAGGTGGGCGATCCGCGCAGCCTGGTGGTGACCGGGACCTACAGCTTCTGAGTTGTGACAGGTGCGAGCAAGGACGGGTCGCCCAAACGAAAACGCCACCGCAATTGCGGTGGCGTTTTTTTCTGCGACGGGTTCCTTCCCGGTCAATGCCAGACAGCCAGCAGAGCTTCGAGCTCTTCCTCGCTGATCAGGCCTTGGGGGTATCGCCCATCCAGCAGGCGTCGTGGGTCGGTCGTCCTGACCCGATCGTCTCCATGACGTTTTAACCACTGAACCAGGATTCTGAGCGATTGGTGACTGGCCGCCGTCAAGGGCAAAGCCGACTCACTTGCTGCGTTCATTTCCTCACGTACTCCCTGGGCCGAGTGAGCGGCTAAGGTACTTCAGGCACGTTACAAAACGGCATAGGCCGTTTCCTCTAAAGTACGAGGAAAAATCAATACAAATGCTGTGCCATCCCCAGCGTCCGACTATCGCCAGCAAAAAAAAACCCGTCTTGCGACGGGCTTTTCTCTTCAGTGGCCGATCAACGCTTGAGCGGGGCCGGTTGCTGCTGGGTCAGGCAGTGGATGTTGCCACCACCGAGCAGCAGTTCACGCCCGGGGATCATCACCACTTCATGATCCGGGAAGACCTTGGCCAGGATCGCTCTGGCTTGCGCATCAGCCGGGTCATCGAAGCTCGGGGCAATGATGCCGCCGTTGACGATCAGGAAGTTCACGTAGGAACCGGCCAGGCGCACCGAAGGGTCACGCTCCTGGCTGCCCACCACATGATCGACGCCGTCGCATTCTGCCTGGGTGGCGTACAGCGGCCCCGGGATCGGCATCTTATGCACGACGAACTCGCGCCCCTTGGCGTCGCGCGTATTTTTCAACACCTCGTAGGCGGCGTGGCAGCGCGCGTAGTTGGGGTCATTGGAATC
This sequence is a window from Pseudomonas maumuensis. Protein-coding genes within it:
- a CDS encoding TonB-dependent receptor, coding for MPAPCRLSPLTLGLSLLFSAGLASAATTTLPETAVTADSTREEDNPRVKDVTTATRTSTPARYVPQAIDSVKTRNVLDYGSSNLGKALEGIPNVSSGADTRFDSLRIRGFDASNDFYLDGVRDDSQYTRDLHNIERVEVLKGPAAVLYGRGSQGGIVNRVSKAPEHGRRSTIEAQGGSQDLRSLYADLSADPSDTLSLRLNLGNEDKNSFRDGIDGNHRQLFAPSMSWQITPELNWLVQYEYSRYDRTPDRGIPGNPLTGRPADVSRKTTYGDTQRDYINDRAESLRSRLNYELNDQWQLRHTFSLFTLESDFDNTYLTGYTPSTGLVGRQRWQQDLSTRNLYNTIELEGHVETFGLEHTLLVGLEMGEQRRNSLLSQGVGVPSVPLQGATARQQHNGTMRVSSNNHTDVESRGIYLQDQIRLNDQWQLLAGVRFDQFEVDTTNKLRNISEKQKDNSFSPRIGVVYTPWQDHSFYASWSKTYSPVGGGLIGITPGAAGNANQTDPEQTRQKEIGVKSEWFDERLSTTLAIYELELYNRRTRDPIIPDLIQLSGLQRSRGIELTATGNVVGNWYVRGGIGLQDATIVKDNNGQQGNRINDVAKRNASLFVTWKPELGWYAETGLTLVGDRYADNQNTVILPGYGRWDALAGYRTHDWDVRAALSNITDKTYYSSATSAAQIQVGDPRSLVVTGTYSF